Proteins encoded within one genomic window of Triticum aestivum cultivar Chinese Spring chromosome 2D, IWGSC CS RefSeq v2.1, whole genome shotgun sequence:
- the LOC123050249 gene encoding auxin-responsive protein SAUR22-like, with product MAKCGKIRSIVRLQRTLRRWRSRAAAAPVPSGHVAVCVGGESRRFLVRAAHLNHPVFRELLRQSEEEYGFPSTPGPVALPCCDEDRFLDVLRRVSSEDRLLRSFCCRVPVVTSRDVAARPLLQGMAVEKLVS from the coding sequence ATGGCCAAATGCGGCAAGATCCGGAGCATCGTCCGCCTCCAGCGGACGCTGCGGCGGTGGCggtcccgggccgcggcggcgccggTGCCGTCGGGGCACGTGGCGGTGTGCGTGGGCGGCGAGTCGCGGCGGTTCTTGGTGCGCGCGGCGCACCTCAACCACCCCGTGTTCCGGGAGCTGCTCCGGCAGTCGGAGGAGGAGTACGGCTTCCCGTCCACCCCCGGCCCCGTCGCGCTCCCCTGCTGCGATGAGGACCGCTTCCTGGACGTCCTCCGCCGCGTGTCCTCCGAGGACCGCCTCCTCCGCTCCTTCTGCTGCCGCGTGCCGGTCGTCACCAGCCGCGACGTCGCTGCGCGGCCGCTGCTGCAGGGGATGGCGGTGGAGAAGCTCGTGTCGTGA